Proteins encoded in a region of the Campylobacter sp. MIT 99-7217 genome:
- a CDS encoding tRNA1(Val) (adenine(37)-N6)-methyltransferase, producing the protein MKTIHIKQVKKGYRYNTYSLILYDFARSLQPKNELLDIGCGCGIVGILLKNEFKDVRLHLLDIDKANCELARYNLSQNDLEAEVLCKDFTCFKSEKKFDFLVCNPPFYRQGALKTSNLQENQSKFQEFLPFDALLSSVNLIIKPLGRFVFCYEATALDMLCMSLREKKFKIVKMQFVHSDTHKKAKLVLIEARKGVKSMCEILPPFFVLKEGIKSKMMRELEERLNIISDD; encoded by the coding sequence ATGAAAACTATACACATTAAGCAAGTAAAAAAAGGTTATCGCTATAATACCTACTCTTTGATACTTTATGATTTTGCAAGGAGTTTGCAACCCAAAAATGAACTTTTGGATATAGGTTGTGGTTGTGGTATTGTGGGTATTTTATTGAAAAATGAATTCAAAGATGTGAGGCTTCATTTGCTTGATATTGATAAAGCTAATTGCGAGCTAGCAAGGTATAATCTTAGCCAAAATGACTTGGAAGCTGAGGTGCTTTGCAAGGATTTTACTTGCTTTAAAAGTGAGAAAAAATTTGATTTTTTGGTTTGTAATCCTCCTTTTTATAGACAAGGGGCGTTAAAAACTTCAAATTTGCAGGAAAATCAAAGTAAATTTCAAGAATTTTTACCCTTTGATGCCTTGTTGAGTTCTGTAAATTTGATTATCAAGCCTTTGGGAAGATTTGTTTTTTGCTATGAGGCTACGGCTTTAGATATGCTTTGTATGAGTTTGAGGGAAAAAAAATTTAAGATTGTTAAAATGCAGTTTGTGCATAGTGATACGCACAAAAAAGCAAAACTCGTTCTTATCGAAGCAAGAAAGGGCGTTAAAAGCATGTGCGAAATTTTACCTCCTTTTTTTGTTTTAAAAGAGGGAATAAAAAGCAAGATGATGCGAGAGCTTGAAGAAAGGTTAAATATAATTAGCGATGATTAA
- a CDS encoding PAS domain-containing protein, protein MNQQIYLEADTLITSKTDTKGFITYANDDFIKYSGYKLKDLLFKNHNILRHPDMPKIAYKALWEQIQGGKEFFAFVKNKTKENDFYWVFANITPSFDMNKNIIGYYSVRRAPNLEAVKLIETIYTDLINIEKKEGMKGSAKALFDIVRSYKMSYNELIFRLQENSL, encoded by the coding sequence ATGAACCAGCAAATTTACCTTGAGGCAGATACACTGATCACATCAAAAACTGATACTAAGGGTTTTATTACTTATGCAAATGATGATTTTATAAAATACTCAGGCTATAAACTGAAAGATCTTTTGTTTAAAAACCATAATATCTTAAGACATCCTGATATGCCAAAGATTGCTTATAAGGCATTATGGGAGCAAATTCAAGGCGGGAAAGAATTTTTTGCCTTTGTTAAAAATAAAACGAAAGAAAATGATTTTTATTGGGTATTTGCAAATATCACACCTTCTTTTGATATGAATAAAAATATCATAGGGTATTATTCTGTAAGACGAGCTCCAAATTTAGAGGCTGTCAAACTGATAGAAACTATTTACACCGACTTAATAAATATAGAAAAAAAAGAAGGAATGAAAGGTTCTGCAAAAGCACTTTTTGATATAGTTAGATCTTACAAAATGAGCTACAATGAGCTTATATTTCGCTTACAAGAAAATAGTCTTTAG